TCTAGTCTGCAAAACGCCAGCAAACTTTGCAGAGTGGGTGGCCACTAATAACTGTTATAATAAATAACCTCATAGGAAAGAGTGACCTTCCGTACTTCTTGTCTTTGGACTAAGCAAAGCTATAAAAACACCTCAAAAGCAGAACTGGTGCTAAATCAATGGCAGCTTCCACACACCATCATTAGGTACTCCTTGTAGCTCTATGTTGGTGGTTTTGGGCTTCTTCTTTGGTGCCTGAGGTGCATCAGAGGAGGACTGCCTCTTCTTCTCAGATCCTATACCCTCGTCGGTTAAGGAACTCTGAACAGCATCAGGTGGAGGCCCATAGGGGTTTTCTTCTGGATCCTCTACTTCAGGAGCAATGGGTAAGTAAAGCAGAGCCTTGGAGTCctccagttcttcatcactaCGAAACAAAAAGgtatgatttcttttaaaaccagGGGTCTTTAATATCttgttccttttcatttataaaCCCTGACCCTAGTCTCTGCCAATGGTTTTTTTACACAAGCAACTCTCTATCTGCTACAGCAGAGACACAAAAAATCTAAAGTGTACAGAGAGAGCTGCTTTAGGGGAATGTCAGTGATATGTTTTGTATCCACACTTTAAACAAAGATATTCTTTTACCTGCTACAAAAGGCAGCAATGGGATCCACACTCGTTACATCCacttcttcatcttctgcagcatcagcgcctgagaagcaaagagaaatgaagaattaatgaaagaaaggaaaaaagcaaattgTTCAGAAAGAATGGGACTGCTTAAATGTCTGAGCATGCAGGAATGAGAACTGTAGCAGACAACACGTGAGGCATTTCCCCTTACAGCTATCAGGTTTTTGCTTTCAATTTCAGCTGCTGCGTTGTTCTCACTGGGAGTTCTTTGACAGAAGTTGTTTTAATGCTTGGTTCCTACAAACCAGTGCTACATTTTAACACAAAAGTAATCTAAATATGAGCCTGGCAATGAGGAGAGCTCTGTAGTAGTgtaccaggaaaaaaatcttacttcTCTCTATAGTAATATAGCCTTTACCACTGCACAGTTTTTTGGCACCACCAAGTGGCCAAATTGTGCCACTGCTGGTCCAAATTCACCACACACCCTGACGACAGCCAGTTTTAGTTTTTATCATGGTCATGTATTTAGACTAACAATTATTTGGTAGTACCTGAATTGTCAATTACACAACAAGGAGATTAATGCAGTACCTGTCTGTTCTGGTTCACTCTTATCTTCATCTTCAATGTCAAACTCTGACTCTCTCTCTTCATATTCGACGTTTTCATCCAGCTCTTTGAAATCAGGTGCAAAGGCACTCCAGTTTTCCTAAGTCACAAATTCAAGATGAGATTTACCTCAGTGTGAAGGAACAACTGCCAAACTGAGGATTCATGCAACTGCAGTCTTGTTCTGTGTTAAAATCCCCCAAGCCATGTTCAAGAAATCAAGCCTCAATCAGCCCTACAGTCACATGGCCAATTAGAAACTGCACAAATTTGTTCTTACTGCAAGTCTGACATTACAACACTCCTTAAATATTACAGTGTATGCCATTACCTCTAAAAGCAAAGATGTATTCACATTTAGCCACAGTAGTTTTGGCTCACTCAGATTTCCAATGCTTCAGCTACGCATTCAGAATGACACCATTCCCCCATCAAACATCCCCAAGATCACATTTAGCACTTTACACAAAGCATAACTAGTTCAGCAGGTGAAACATAAGCACCCTCACATTCAACAAGATGGCAGACATCTTTCACGTTAGGCAGGTGAGGCTAGAGAGTTTGCTGAGTTGGGTTTAATAAAGGATTTCAACATGCAATCATTCAGGCTATGAGGACTGATGGAGTATGGATGGAGACCACCAGGGAAACCTCTTTAAGAAGCAATGTAGAACACTTACCACTTGATTCTGAGCCCATATCGACACGACACCACTGGAAATAGAAGCTATGATCGGTCGGACAGGATGCCACTGGgtttatttgaaagagaaaagaggaggagCTTGACTGGTAAATGGAATTAAGAAAGCTTAGACTTCTAAACAAGAAACGTAACGATAGCTGGCAGTGTTCTTACTGCTACGTCCAAGAGCAGCTCTCCTCGGGTCCCATGGAGGATTTTCACCAGGTTTCCAATACTCTTCTCCCAGATATAGAGAGCATGCTGACGTGCTGAACCTGCCACTATATATTCACCATCACCAGAGAAACAACACTTCTTCCACGGTGtcctgcaagcaaagaaaaaagaagtcttgTTAAATGTCCAGGATGAGGACTGTGGGACTGTTCTTCAGACCATAACCTTACATCTTCCCATCCACAAATAATATTTATGCTTCAAATCAAATTGTGACTCacacatttcaaatgaaagcGCTTGTCTGTACAATAGGATACTGAGCTACCCTTCATGCAGACTCCCACAGGTACAGAACACACAAACCTCAACTTTTTCAAGGCAAGTTGACCTTTCTACTGCAGGCTGACCCCCCATTCTGTTGCCTCTCACCTGTTCACTAAATCCTGCAGCTTCTGCATTGGTTCAGGTTCCCCATCTCGCCCACAGGTTAAAATTTCACGGCCATCGTACACCCTGATTATCCGGTCAGCTGTGTTTATCAAGAAGCAGCTGTGGGAAGAATGCCACAGAACACACATtgcattaaaaagggaaaaaaagaagtaaaaggaGTCAGAATATGTTGTGTGAAATAATTGTGGgaggttgttgggttttttttgtaagaCCTGGTATAGTCCATAGTAACTCACCTTCCCTTCCGAGCAAATTCAATTGATTTAATAGCTGTGGTGTTGCTGGTTCCAGTTGTTACTCTGAAGGAGGCAACGAGATCCTGAGTGTCTGTTTTTAAGACCAAGATCTGAAGATTAAGGAAACAGAAGGCAATCAGCACCTCACTGTTACTCGCTCCCCTTTTAGTACCTTTCACATTACTACTAACCCTGACAACAGAAGCCTCAGCAATCTACACAGGAATAGTTGGAACTCTGCTACTGCAGTTTCTACTACAGTTTCTGCGACACTTCTGCGACATAAACATTGGTTTATTTACACTGGAAAAGGATCCAACAAATATGGTCAAAGACAAGAGCAACACAAAGACCTAACTCAGATCTACATGCTACAGATCTTCAAAGATGAAACACGGAGACGATCGTAACGACACAATATCAATTATTCAAGGAGACATTCAGGAAGCCTTATTTGTATAATAAAGCAAAGAATGCAACCTAGAAACATCACACATCTCGATAAAGTAATCTAAGCTACAGCATCCAGTGCTCCTGCCACAGTCTCACCTTCCCTTTGGCATTGCCTGTATAAATGTATTCCCCCCGCCTGTCAAAGGAGGCCACGACGTTGAGATCAGAATCATCATCCACAGGAAGCACAACGTGTTTGGAGTCTGACAGCGTCAGCATCACCGGCGCAGACTTCATGGGACAAACCAAAACTCTGtttctgcaaagcaaaagcagaagagttcacagcttctgctctggaaaaaaaaacttccacattcaggaaaagaaaaagagtcaATCTATATTGAGAAAGGGAGAATAACGCTGTCTTTTATCTGGCCTTTCTTTCTTATGCTACAAAATGACGTTAAGCCAGcgtctgctttcatttcctttctttttctggaggCTTCTCTATGCCTGTGCAGTCACTTGTGAACTCACCAAGGCATTTCTACACCCAGTTCTAAGGATCGCCCCCGTGTTtactttcctcccttcctttcgaAATAGAAACAGCCACAAGCAACCCACATTAGGGCCCCACTCACAGAGGACATTCAGAAAGCCACAACAAATCCAAGTTAGGGCCCTCAACACATAAAGAAGACAATCTGAAAAGACCTGCTAGGTTTAGAAAAAGCACTTGAAACTCCAGTAAAAATACTTTCACAACCATTAATTCTACCCAAACGAGAGCATTCTTCTTTCACAGGACTTACTGGTCTCGAGGGTGATACTGAACCTTCAGGATAGGTGAAGGAAATCGGAATCTCTGGTCGCAGTCCCCAGACAGCACATCCCACTGTGACACGATGTTATCAGTCGAAGCACTCACCAGCTTGTGGCCATCCCGACTCCaactacagaaacaaaggacGGTTCAAGTAAAAGCTACTCCTTAGACACATAAAACGTGCCAGCTAATTGGTGTGTTAAATTAGCAGGGCTCATACGAAGGTTCAGCTGTGAATCTGTTGGCCTGAAAACCAACTTCTGAACTCCAGTAAGCAAAAAATTTCACGGGTGTTTCACGTTTTCAGGCTCTCTTAAAGGAAACTATCCTAAGCCAGACCatctttttacacagtctgaaagggatgggacaaggggaaacggcaTTAAACTCAGtggggagatttaggtcagCTGTTGGGCTGCAGTCCTTtattcagagggcagtgaggccccggcactgctgcccagagaagcgtgggtgccccatccctggaggtgctcagggccaggctgaATGAGCCCCGGGCAACCCGAGGTGGGGGTGTGACACCGAGTTACGGTGTAGCAGGAAATACGAAGCCCTCCCTCACCACAGGGAGCAGACCGGGTGGATGTGGGCGCTGATGATCTTGGCGATTCCCCTGGTGAGGAAATCCCAGATGACGATGCGGCCGTCGTTGCAGCCCACGGCGAGCAGCGTGCCCCAGCGGTTGAAGGTGCAGGTCAAGGCCATGCTGATGCAGTCCAGCGTGCCATCGGCTTCCTGCGGGGAAGGGGGGGCGGTCAGGGCGCTGCGCAGGGCCGCTGCGGGCCGGGGCAGCCCCGCGGGGCGGGAGGTCCCTTACCTCGGGGTAGTTCTGGCCGAAGGACTCTGCAACGGAACGCAAAGGCAGCGTTTGAGCGAGGCGCGCCCCCGAGGCCCAACCATCCCACCCGGCTCACCGCGCAGCACCGCTCCCCGCCgccacaccccccccccacctccccgccccgctcccggccccACCGAGCAGCTCCAGGTTCATcgcggccgccgccccgctccgTCCGTCTCCGTCACCGAAGGACCCCTCCGGGGGCCTTCGCCGCGCGCCGCGCTGCCCGCGGCATTCGCCTGACGGATCCCTTCGCCCTTCCCACGGCCGGCCCCGCGATCGGACCGCTACAACGCGGCCCACGCCCTCCCCAACCCTCAGCGGCGAGGCCCGGAGCTCTCCGTTCCTCGGTGCGttgggggcgggcggcgcggcggcgtTCAGGCAGTGCGGCGGGCAGCCCCGCGCGTGCGCACACGGAGGGTCCGGGCGGGCGCCGCGACCGCAGCGCGGAGTTCCGGGGCGCGAAAGGAACGGCCAAAGTGCGGACTCAGCGGTTTTATTGACAGCGGCGCTGAGGGCTGAACTCACGGTCGCGTCTCTCGGAGCACGAGGAGCGCAGGAACACGGTTAgtacaaaaacaaagtaaaaagacAACGACTCAGGGCAGACGATCCCGGTTAttgcacttctgtttctctctacGCGCCCGGTAAGCTCGTTACATTTTGTTCTAACGCCGTAATACAGAGCACTGTAACACAGAAAAGCGATACAAAATACACGGGGTCCACAACAGTTCCTATTTTCTTGCTGCTTCAGAGCTGAAGGCCGGGGGCTGTCCGTAAcgtgggctgggagggagcagatCCACAGCCCTTGAGTGGCAGAAGGAACCCTCTGAACGAAGGCTTGGGCCCTTTAGCCCTGCGCCATCCTCAGCCTTTGCTCCCAGCTCCTTTCCCTCCGTAGTGTTTGCAAGTGAAGGCTGAGTGCTAGCAGAGCAAGGCTCAGCACCTGGCACTGCCTTCCTGCACCTTGCAGCTCTACTGCTGCTTCCTATGGGTCCCTACGAGGACGTAAACACCTCCCTGACTTGTGCAAAGAAAGCTTGAGTCCACAATCCTAGGGCTGAGCTGCCCTTGGAGTAGGACAGAGCTCCAGGAGGGGGGTTATGGTGTGGGGTGCCATCCCCCACGGGTGGCAGTGGTTACAGGTAGGGGGATCTTTTAATACAGTTCCTTTTAATACCGTTCCTATTAGTCTTGGTCACCTTACTctgaaaagacattttaaatataaactaCGTGAAAGCTCTCCTCTCAGGAAGAACTCCATACTCCATGGGGAGAAgtgcagagaaagcagtgcaaagTTAGGGAAAACCTGCTGAGCTGTGATGCTGCACatgcaagaaaacagagcaaatggaaacgagacaaaggaaaaggcagcagaggagTGTCTGGGAATGGCTACGTGGGGAAAGCTATGCAAGAAGTTTCTGGAATTGCATATACAGAGATTTAAGTTTTATTCATACATTTATTTACACCAGTTATATCTATTAATTGCAAGAGACTGACCTTGACTCTCCTTGTTTTAAATAAGGTTATAACCACCACGCACAGTAAAGGAGTTAATGCTATTAGTGTCACGGGTGGCATGAacgtgcagcagggcagggtgaTGCCCAGCAATTCTACTTTGGAAAAGTATTCGTTCTTCTGCAGATGCAGTTTTGGCTGCTCTCCCTTCAGCTGGAGCAGCCATAGATGTGTCTGTATAGAGCCACATTGTTAATGCCATCACAGACTGGAAAATGCTTATAATATGTGCaggcaagtaaaaaaaaaagtttttttttaaacataaaaaagcATTAAGTCTGTTTATTGCACAAAGAAGGACAGATTTAAGCTAAACTACTACTGCAGGATTACGTATCCCTTTCCTTTGCTCAAGCTGTTTAATAGGCAGATTATCAGTTGTAATTTTGTTATGTACTAGCCAATAAATTCCAACAGAAAGGTGCAGTAATTCCACGTGCCCACAGTTCTGGATGCACTATGCCAGCTTCCCTGGGAAACAAAGCCATCGGGTGCCCATCCCCTGCAGCTGGGAAGAACAGGAAACCTAGGGAGAACTTGCCCACTCTATTTCCTCACGTAGTAAACAAGGTGCAGTTTCTATCTCAGCCTCCACCCCACAGATTTGTTGcccagaaatgaaaaagacacAGGGCAAGAGCATGCGAGAGTAAATCTCACCAACAGAGCCAAATTAGAGATCCCAGCGTGAAGCAATCAGATGAATGGACACAACACAAAAGCTACTGAGGAAGAATGCATGACCTGTTTTCCCTTGACTGTGTTCTCACCAAGCACGTGAAATTATATAAAAGCTGAagaaaccttatttttttttaaaaagtctgtcATAGTTAGTACAATTTAAAACTGTCTTTGCCATCACAACTAATTCAACCCCCAAATGTAATTAAAACGAATTGGCATTTTCCCCACGGACAGTCATTAGATGTAATGACTTTAAGTTTCTGTGCTATGTAATCTGAGCAGTCTCCCATTTTACCAGAAGACTGTGGAAAGAAAGGTCAGGTTTCTTCAGACATTCAGATAACCATCATGAACCAAAACTACCAGAAAAGAGCCTGTTTACAGAAGTAAGAGGTGAAGGGTACATAAGAGATAAATAGCTTATAACTTGGGGTCTTTTAACTGCAGTGGAACAGTAGATAATCCCCCTTAGGTAAAACATGGAAGCTTTGCTCCTGTCAATGTAAACATTTTGAGTGTTGCATGAAGCTAATACAGATACAGATCCTCTTAGCTTCTGAACACCTTCTAGCCTAAAGCCTCtactttctctttcctctgacCGCACTGTAATTGGTGCCAATCTCTAAGTGATTGGGATAGAGTTATGTGTGGACTGAAGGCCACCGAGGACCATCAGTTCATGGGAAGAGAGCTGTTACTTTACTCAGTAAAGACTGTCACGATCAATTCCTAGCAACACAGATGCTACCCAAACACACAAGATGCTTTTGTTTGATTGGTGTTTGCGTGGGATTGGCAAAAATCCCTTTCAGTTCAGGGGAGTGGATTTCTTTCATCGTACTTGCACAACTCCATAATAAAAGCTGCAGCAGGGTAACTAGCATCAATGGGGTGTGCCGGGGAGATGTCTCTGGCTGCTGCTCGAGATGGAACATCCCCAGGGTCTCACCTCTACGAGCAATCTTCTGGTTGCTATTACCTGTCCCACTCATGTTAGCCACAAAGAGCTGCATCTGAAGAAGCCATCTGCAGTTAGGGGTTCAGAATTCTCCCACAGTTAAAAAtccttctgtgcttccttttcAAGTAGAGTCATCCAACCCTTTATTTGGGTGCTCAGAGCTCGACTTGCAGAGCCTGTCCATGATCCCCTGCAGCATAGGTTGGACAATCCCCAAGAGAGGGCGCTGGGAGGAATCTCCATCCCAGCAGGCTTCCATCAGCTGCCAGCATTCCTCATCAAACACAGGAAGGCGCTCTGGGCGAACTCCTGGGAAACAGAGAGGGACCCCCAGTCACCATCACATCGGACAGCAGCTCTGTCTGATGTCCATTACTTTGGTGCAGGTTGAAGTGACCAAAGTGGACCGCTTGGAGTTTAATGCTACTGATAAAGGCTTACACTGCAGCAACATCTGAGTCAGCTCTTGGAGCGTTGCTGAAGTCAGTCAGGAGCCCACACCCTTCCAGAGTATGGCCAACATGTTCAATTTCACTGCAGTCTCCTCTTCATGATTATTTGGGAGTAAAACACATACTCTTTCccaataaaaagaaattcctcctccccctcaccccccataTACACCCTTGATATTCTGGGGAACGAGTTCttgagaagcagcagtgagtgTAGCCTTTTGACCACATGCAAAACTCACTCAGCTGAATTAATCTTTTCCACATGAGAAGGGGAAAGATTATATGGACAGCAACTCAGAACACAAAGTAGTACAACATTCTGATACCATGATGCAGCATTAAGGGTTCACCTTAATGCTACCACAGAATACAGTTCTGTGCTAAACCTACAGAGGCATAAGTGAGAGTAAGTTCAGATTTTGGGGAACAACTGCCAATCTTTCACTTAACATCCAACCCTATGACAGCTTTCCCAGCATGCTGCACATTAAACATGTGAATGTACAGATGACCAAGGCCTCCAGAAATTCCAAGAGATTAAGCATTCTTTAAGGGATCATGCTGTGGTTGGCTAATTCTGGGATCCAGCTTACATCATAAATATAGTACAGGGTTTACGTGGTTTGTTAGTTAGCACAACCACCTTCTTGCTATGGTGAAACAGCAGCTAACTGAAAGCCTGTTCATTTTATCCCTGCTGATTTCTGTTagattttcagtaaaatatgtCCAGGTTTAATTGGACAAATGTCACTCTTTAAACAGTCAGTGACAACACAACTTGCATTCTTAGCTTTCAGTTGTAAGAGGATATAAATTATTCCCTCATCTCTCACATTCTACACAAGCACAGAACATCACCCAATAGAGTTCAACATAAGCCATTCATACCTCTTCTAACGTTGTTCCAAAGGTGATCTTTGCTTGCACATCTCTCAAAAGCCTCTGGCAGCTTCACATGTCCTGAACAAATGTACCAAAACAGGATGCCAAATGCATAAACATCCACGGAGTTATCGTATTTTCCTGtgacaaaaatgtatttcatcaGTAGGGCAAACAAGTACTTCAGTGTTAGTAGTGAGAACCATCTGAATaatattttccaaattaaatGCAACTTCACTTTCCAATTACATGAGTGTTAGCCACTTCACTAAAGCTTCTGAATCAGACAGTTCTCCCCTCTTTCATGTAAGCAAAGATTTGAGATGCACGAAAACCAACACATACTATGAAATGTAAGCATGCagtcttctgatttttttttctattatttttcccttcatgaGAAAGTTGATAGATTAGTTTAGCATAACAGCCTTCAAAATTCAAGCCACGGTGAGACAGCAGTGGATTCAGTCAGCATGCATACCTGTAAAGAGTTCAGGAGCCATATGAATAGGTGTGCCTACAATACTGCCAGACATCATGGCTTCTGGTTTGCAGAACCCCAAGTCAGTGATTTTGGCTCGATTCTTTTTGTCAAGCTGTAGAGGAATTCACACACAGACAGCTGACATTCACAATTCTCagttttattgctgctttttaatatattaatattgaTTGGTGCTTGAAGGATTGAACATTTGTTCTTAAGTAAGCTCCCCTGATTGCTTGGCTGCTCAAGAACATTACCTAGGTAagctcagcaacaaaacatgCCTCCACTTGTCTTCTACAGGGTGTGGTTTGGGTTTAATAAGGCTAAGAAATGGAAGTCCTACTGCTAGCTCATGCTATGCACCTTCGGGAGGTgagactccaccactccctttCCCCTATACTGACTGAAACTGAGCTAGGGAAACCCCACTGCAAGGCCAGCTGTTGCTAATGATATCACAAGTTAAAAGATTCTGTATGAAGTAAGCTATGGCATTCATAGCACGCTTCCTCTCTTGCTTAAAAGGAGTCCAAAAAGACTTTGAAATTAGTCAGACACAAAAGTTTTCCTTACCAAGACATTCTTAAGCTTGATATCCCGGTGCACAAGTCCCTGACTGTGAAGATAACGGATTCCTTCAACCACATCCAAGGCAATCTGTAATCGTGTTTCTAATTCTAGCCCAGCCTGCAGAATGAACACACACAGACTTGATTTCTACAAGAAGTTATGCTTACTCTTATTTAccaagaaaatactgaaatccAATTCTTCCAACACATACAAGATCAtcctcttgaaaaaaaataacaactccagcaacagaaacaacagGAGCAACTGTTACTACTTCCCCAATGCAATAGTTTTACCAGGCTGAGAACCAGTAGTTTTGTTTACCACCCCTGAACACCAGTAAGAAAGCTGCTGTAGCCACATCATGCTTTTATTAAGGTATACATAAAAAggcatatacacatacacagacTGCTGTTACCTTTAGTCCTGTATAGAGGTCTCTGTGCAACCGTTCCATTATCAGTAGGACAGCAATGCTGGAACCTCCTCCATAGCCATAATctatcacagagccatggagatgcaCGAGCCGCTCGTGTGACTGCAGAGACCTAGAGGAAGTTGAGCACAGAAAGGTGATCATTCTTACATCCTTCCCTCCACCCCAGGCCAAGCCTCACCTTCTAAAGGAAAAGTGACCAATAGCTGTAGCTTCAGTACTACAGAAGTAAGATACAGTAGGGCAGTTACTTCAGAGAGGacaaagactggaaaagaaggACTGATTCAACACCAGAAATCAGAGGAGGAAGAACTGCTTGCTATCACACTCCATTAATTCTAATCAACTCTGAAAACCAGCACGCACTTGAACAAGTGCAGATACCAGGGAATCAGATTAAGACAGGAAAGAGCTTGCCTGCCCACCGTTCTGTGCCTGCCACATTTTTGTATAGACACTGAAAAGCTGTCTTGTATCTGCTAGAAACTGCAGCTTAGCATTTCACAAGGTCAATGCACTGAGTGCAAGGTAGAAAAATAGCAAACAAGATTCTGCCTATGCAAATAGTGGTTGTTAGCAGCACAGGATTTAAGGACATCCATATGGAATGAGAAAAGCACTTGTGAAGCATACCTCATATAGTGAAACTCAAGTGCAAGGTCATTCCAGTGCTTCTCATCTGGAGGAACAACAGATTTCAGTGCACAGGGGAAATGCCCTCCCCAGCTGTCACACAGATAGACCACGCCATACTGTCCTCGGCCCAGCTCACGGCCCAACTTTGGTTTGCCTGTAAGACATAATATCCTTTTAATCAGAAATCAAAGCATGTTTACTCCTTCCTACTACATGCAAAGCATGCTCTCAGGCAGACAGTCCAAAGCGTCTCACAGGCTAGAAGCTGCACAATTCAAGGTACTCAGTACATGTCAGATGGAGGCTCACTGAAGTACTTCAGTGCAAAGCAAAACATGCCCTCCCACCCCTTTACACCCACTGACTGCTTCAGAAGTAGGAAGGCACAGAACAGAAGGCGAACATCAAGTACAGTGCTCACCATGTAACAGCACATCCTGGAGGGACCTGCTCTCCAAAGACAGTCGTGCTAGCCGAGGGGCATGATCCTTCCGCACCTTCAGCCACaggtcttctgttttctccagcCTGCCAGAATGGCCATCTTCTAACTGTAACAGATATCACACATGCACTGTCATCTTGTGCCTGGTCTAAAGCCCTCAGTGCAATGGGGTCGAGGATCCTCCTTAAAGCATGTCTAAAAATAGGATCTTGTATTAGGACACGTCTGCTCCACCACCTTCACctacagaacagcagcattAACTGCACAAAACTACTCttttaacaattaaaaaatcttCTTGTTTTGTGCATTGCCACCCTTGGAAAGCTCTCCTTAACAGCTCCTCATGCTTACCTGCCGCAGGGAAGCTGCAAAAGCCTCATGGGAACTGTTTAGCCTGGTCCTGAACTGGCTGCAAATGCTCTTGGCTAACTTGGATGCACTGAGGCTCTCAATAGCATCCTGAGCAACTTTCCTCTTCCAGTCACTGGTGATGGCAGGTGGGCTGACCCATGTAATCCGCTGGATTATCTagttaaaaaaaggaaacaaataagcaaaacaaatctgGAGGTTTGTTACCACTCAGTCCACATGGCAACTATTTGGGAAAAATTCACATTCCTCTCAGTCATCCATAAGGAACTGAAGAGAGAGAAGGCAGTACAGGTCACTGCCAGCTATTAGAGCAGGGACTTGTGAAGTATGCATGCTTTAAGACAAATCTAAAACAAAGACCCAAGGCAGGCTAGCCTGCTTAGATGGAGAATAATGAACTGAACCAAAACTTTACAAAACAAACgagaaacacaagaaaaatcaaagcaattaTCCAAACTATGAACAGCAGATGTTTCAAAATCTCTTAATTCCTTTGCTGTTTcagaacagaaggaaacaacATTAAAGAGGcatttgctttaaattaaatattagcATTCCCAGGAATGAACTATACACACAGTGCAGAGAGAGAGCAATAGCTTTCCAAGGCACATGCCCAAAGTCTAAATTTAGAGGGCAGCCAGACATATTCAAGTATTTTGCTCCAAAAAACGTCTCACTATACAATAATATCTACTAAGAGTAATAGAGATGCCCAAACCTGTTTGATCTGTTCCCACAGCATCCTGGTTACTGT
Above is a window of Gallus gallus isolate bGalGal1 chromosome 26, bGalGal1.mat.broiler.GRCg7b, whole genome shotgun sequence DNA encoding:
- the RBBP5 gene encoding retinoblastoma-binding protein 5: MNLELLESFGQNYPEEADGTLDCISMALTCTFNRWGTLLAVGCNDGRIVIWDFLTRGIAKIISAHIHPVCSLCWSRDGHKLVSASTDNIVSQWDVLSGDCDQRFRFPSPILKVQYHPRDQNRVLVCPMKSAPVMLTLSDSKHVVLPVDDDSDLNVVASFDRRGEYIYTGNAKGKILVLKTDTQDLVASFRVTTGTSNTTAIKSIEFARKGSCFLINTADRIIRVYDGREILTCGRDGEPEPMQKLQDLVNRTPWKKCCFSGDGEYIVAGSARQHALYIWEKSIGNLVKILHGTRGELLLDVAWHPVRPIIASISSGVVSIWAQNQVENWSAFAPDFKELDENVEYEERESEFDIEDEDKSEPEQTGADAAEDEEVDVTSVDPIAAFCSSDEELEDSKALLYLPIAPEVEDPEENPYGPPPDAVQSSLTDEGIGSEKKRQSSSDAPQAPKKKPKTTNIELQGVPNDEVHPLLGVKGDGKSKKKQAGRPKGSKGKDKDSPFKPKLYKGDRGALPLEGAAKGKVQAELGQPLTAGGAISELL